The Rhodothermus profundi genome segment AGAAGCGTTGTTCCGTTTCGCGGTCCAGGAGGGGCCAGTCGGTGGCTACCATTGGACCTGAGAGGCCTGGCACGTGGGCGCGACGCAACAGGGCCAGATGCAGCGCCGTAATGTCGCTGTAGCCAATCAGTAGCTTGGGAGTGCGGGTGGCAGCTTCGTAGTCCAGCAATGGCAGCAGGCGCAGGCAACCGTAGCCTCCCCGGGCGCAGAAAATGGCGCGAATGTCGGTGCGCTGCAGGTAGTGGTTAAGCTCTTTCGCGCGCATCTGGTCGTCGCCCGCGAGGTAGCCCCGTTGCAGGGCAAGAGTTTGGCCTCGCTCTACCGTGAGCCCCGCTGCTTCGAGCCGGCGAATGCCGGCTTCCAGCTTTTCGGGATCGGGAGGACTGGCGGGGGCTATAACGGCCACGCGGTCGCCCGGGCGCAAAGGAGGGGGATAGTGTCGAACTACAGCCATTTTCGCCGAAAGCCATATAGCATGCCTACTACCAGCACAATCATCAATGCCATGACGGCTGGATAGTCGTAGCGCCCGTGTAATGCGAACATGTCCTGGAGCGGTAATCCCTGCACTCCAGTCATGAGTATGAGCGGAATAAAGAGCAGACCAATTACGGTGAGTACTTTCATTGTCTCATGCATGCGATAGCGTAGCTGGGATAGAGATAAATCCATCAGCGTGGCCAGCAGCCCACCGAGCAATTCCGCAATTTCAATCACCTGTGTAATGCGGTGGTAAATGCTGCGCCAGAAAAGATGGGAATCGGGCGCAATGAGGGGAATTTCAAAGCGCTGCAATTCCGCAAAAACATTGCGAAGCGACCCGGCAACACGTCGAACGGCAATTATTTCGCGCTGTAGTGCAGCTAGACGATCCTGCACCGGCCGGTTCACCTGTTCCAGCACGCTGGCTTTAAGCTGATTTGTACGCTCTCCAAGTGTTTCTAACACTTCAAAGTAGTGATCAATAAGGGTATCAATCAATGCATACGCCAGATAGCTTGCATCACGCTGTCGAATGGGACTGATTGGCTGTCGCAGACGGCTTTGTATGGAGGCAAATGCTTGGCTCGGTCGTTCTCGAATCGTTAGCACAAAGCCTTTGCCCAGAATCAACTGGATCGGTTCAATTTCTATTGAACCTGTAGTGGCATTAAAGATGAGTCGCGGACATGGAATGCACAAATAAGCGCTGCCCTCCTGTAAGAGGAGAGGATTGGGATCGGACAGGGGCCTGGGCATAAGCGAAGAAATAGAAGGGCTGTCGGACAGTCCTACGACGTCGATCCAGGTGACTGTGGGGCGGTCTTTGCAACGCAGCACCGATTCGATGGCGTGAGGAGGCAGCGTCCGTTCTTCAAGACGGGTGGCGTTGTAATCGATCAGATGTATGGTAGCTGATAGGCAAGGCGGTTGCTCTGAAGAAGGACGCGTACTCGGTGGCAGGTCGATTTTGCGATACCGTTGGGCCAGTGCTATTGCGCAAATCTGCGACAGCCAGTGACTCATTCGTACGGGCTTTCTGTGATAGAATCCAGGCTTGAAGAGGAGGTAGCTTCGCTGCTGGACTGGCTCAACTGCTTGCGAAGCTGGCGGATTTCGCGTGCGGATCTGAGACGTCCGGGGACGCTGGCCAGGATGCCTACCAACACGCCCAGCGCAAAACTAACCAGTACAACCAGGGCGGTGGACTGCTCTGTCTGGTAAGGGCCGAAACGCAGGGTTACGTAGCCCGGATTCTGCAGGGCAAACATTACAGCCAGGATGGCGAGGAGCAGCGACAGAATCAGAAAGGAGGTTCGCATCGTTGCGCGCAAGATGGTTCACAAACGGTGCTTAAAAGAACAGCTTGAACGAAGAGTTTCCGCCCCATAGATTGCTTATGGGGAGGGGGCAGGTCGTGTCGGCTGCTTGATACGGCGACCTTTCCAGTGGAGCCGGCCGCGCCCGTAGTTCCAGGCTGAATCACCTTGAAGAATCCAGGCCAGGAAGTAGGAGAGCGGAGCCAGGAGACTCAACCACAGGGGGTAACCCTGGAGCCGATCGGTTATCAGCTTCAGACCGTATATGGAAAGCAACAGGGGCCACCAGATAAGGGGCGCCAGCACGAACGTCAGGCCATAGCCTAGCCAGAGGAGCAGAAAGTACAGCGAGCGTCCTCCCATAAGCAGGTAGGCATTTTTTCGGAAGCCCTGCCAGGCAGCTTTCAGGTCGGGGTACATGTGCACGGCCAACTCCCGGCGCAGATCTAACAATTCGGGGATCAGGCCATGCCGTTTCAGATAACGTCCGATCTGCACATCTTCGAGCACTTCAGCCCGGTGATGCCGATGGGGTTCCAGGCGATGGTAGCGGGTCGCATCCATGAGCCAGCATTGGCCGTTCAGCGCGCCTAGCAGGGGATGCGGCACGCGACGCACCAGCGACCAGGGCAATCCGCCTAAAATCAGCAGGGGAACCAGACTGACGAGGAGTTGGCCACCGCCGCGTAGCGATGGCAGAGCGGTCGCTACTGATCCCGGGGGAAGGGCTCGGTAACGTGCCACCAGATGGCGCAGGGCATCGGGCCGTAGCAGTTCAGCGTCGGCGTCCAAAAACAGGTACAGGGAGCCTCTGGCATGGCGGGTGGCCTGATACAACGCGTGCACTTTGCCCACCCAGCCTGGCGGTAGCTCCTTGCCCCGAAGCACGCGCAGATGTGGATCGGCTCGGTAACGTTGCAGCACAAAGGGGGTAGCGTCTTCTGAGCCATCAT includes the following:
- a CDS encoding glycosyltransferase gives rise to the protein MIILAVLLTTLHLLIWGTLLSSLRYLRRQPCPKPTADVWPSLSVLIPARNEARNLQRLLPTLLRQDYPHFEVIVYDDGSEDATPFVLQRYRADPHLRVLRGKELPPGWVGKVHALYQATRHARGSLYLFLDADAELLRPDALRHLVARYRALPPGSVATALPSLRGGGQLLVSLVPLLILGGLPWSLVRRVPHPLLGALNGQCWLMDATRYHRLEPHRHHRAEVLEDVQIGRYLKRHGLIPELLDLRRELAVHMYPDLKAAWQGFRKNAYLLMGGRSLYFLLLWLGYGLTFVLAPLIWWPLLLSIYGLKLITDRLQGYPLWLSLLAPLSYFLAWILQGDSAWNYGRGRLHWKGRRIKQPTRPAPSP
- a CDS encoding CorA family divalent cation transporter, producing the protein MSHWLSQICAIALAQRYRKIDLPPSTRPSSEQPPCLSATIHLIDYNATRLEERTLPPHAIESVLRCKDRPTVTWIDVVGLSDSPSISSLMPRPLSDPNPLLLQEGSAYLCIPCPRLIFNATTGSIEIEPIQLILGKGFVLTIRERPSQAFASIQSRLRQPISPIRQRDASYLAYALIDTLIDHYFEVLETLGERTNQLKASVLEQVNRPVQDRLAALQREIIAVRRVAGSLRNVFAELQRFEIPLIAPDSHLFWRSIYHRITQVIEIAELLGGLLATLMDLSLSQLRYRMHETMKVLTVIGLLFIPLILMTGVQGLPLQDMFALHGRYDYPAVMALMIVLVVGMLYGFRRKWL
- a CDS encoding LapA family protein is translated as MRTSFLILSLLLAILAVMFALQNPGYVTLRFGPYQTEQSTALVVLVSFALGVLVGILASVPGRLRSAREIRQLRKQLSQSSSEATSSSSLDSITESPYE